A region of the Osmia bicornis bicornis chromosome 1, iOsmBic2.1, whole genome shotgun sequence genome:
TACCCAGTCGAGAGAAACATACCCGTACCAGTCCCAGTCCCCGTTAAGGTTCCAGTCGAGCGTCCAGTTCCTGTCCACATACCAAAACCTTATCCAGTCCCAGTAGAAAAGCAGATCCCTGTGCCGGTGGAGAAACCAGTTCCGGTACCGTACAACGTGCCCGTCAAAGTACCCGTGTCGGTTCCTTACCCGGTTAGCGTACCGGTAAAGGTTCCATACCCGATCGAAAAGGAGGTCCCCTATCCAGTCAAGGTCCCTGTGATCGTTAAGGAATCCTATCCTGTACTGGTCAGCAGTGGCCACGGTGGTGGTTTCGGAGGCGGTTTGGGTGGCGGCTACGGAGGAGGTTACGGAGGTGGACACAGTTTTGGTGGTCACGAACTGTCTGGACTCAGCCTGCACCATTAGATAAGGATGAAACTCGTCGACACGGATCTTCATCCACACTCatatatttgtatataatgattatatttttgtatggaaaataaattttttaaattattaaacgaTGTCTGTACGTTTCACGTATGTTGATTAAAGTAATCGACCTGATTTCATGTATTTTTCTTGCGAGTTAGCGAATAATATTAtgttttttgaatttctgatGTCTGCCTGTGCTTGAACACCACAGGCATtggtatattaaatattcttcaaaaatatttctgaattttaattaaaagcgaGAGATTTTCATTAGCTGTTCTTCGTTTCACACGCCTCTCCTTGTAATACAAAGACGAAATGCAGATTATGAATTAAATTATGATTCC
Encoded here:
- the LOC114873523 gene encoding glycine-rich cell wall structural protein 1-like, coding for MSTPQKLIILALVATSLAGEAKQSDTKATVETKEKSKRGLELSLGGYESYGLGGHGLSYGGLSYGGGFGGGLGGGLGGGLGGGGGGGGGGGGGGDNGRITGITIHRENQVRVPQPYPVERNIPVPVPVPVKVPVERPVPVHIPKPYPVPVEKQIPVPVEKPVPVPYNVPVKVPVSVPYPVSVPVKVPYPIEKEVPYPVKVPVIVKESYPVLVSSGHGGGFGGGLGGGYGGGYGGGHSFGGHELSGLSLHH